One Phoenix dactylifera cultivar Barhee BC4 chromosome 8, palm_55x_up_171113_PBpolish2nd_filt_p, whole genome shotgun sequence genomic window carries:
- the LOC103718819 gene encoding meiosis-specific protein PAIR3-like has product MRTEAGSSECRSLGSPKYPSGRFPKVSIGITVEGCLKMGSGKTKEDGAALPTWERVSSSQVNVLEENRVPGIAEASKGKLPAKDLKASAWFSTRSVCHETPTTETMQIFANRASVLQSDDVVHKKIDTVAFGKRREKDGNSEKVEEVAFTTMEEMHAPYKGTGREHPEGMNKNSNETLRIKLWEILGTASLNKQNMNSLNLGNRTLDINFKRETQMDKSEKLKQNPDMIEIGSEIPIQTIRRPVTRSLAKKKAPSTTGNKLQGQVSSGKRPLFSSSSGSKPKLDGKNIVSFEEGERKEQSLEQAVRFKGKRSKQKRTRIEPRRNCFPRQLASDKSVQTESKEQTLPSPDKASPQSKEKTHSASLTGHGQKDILQTTTEVPDVNHHSQTAAPKHLANPFLTGYAEAHEYNGSSFMKRKTRSWEHLNRSPVPNDAYQHKSVGSPSVARSSNPLDDFQSPAFAMNASTHTPSPRSEQPNEAFCSPVPVKNRMLARKVYSSNSLGNSRRKHYGSDAETETSDGTREIRETGTPHAGGKTETEKQPSVSPVDDQDTEGSEANNFFKKGCRQTDKLFSDADSPKISQLTLHHRKRVCSRKIEKLCKINLSSPSPIGTYRTEETSGSHESSEQYPEDSLAGAVCQLALVLERFKSKIKSHTVKKSSEILSAAAEKIHLQLQDIETHIQADVGNLISTGSSQRKHMESKFQGQQGKLKFIHDKFKEEINKHLLDCRSTLEEFGAYQTELKGCADQQKASHRKLLLQVEEAMEAQLNDAETSISTIHKEARKRMNCLKHVLKELLAEGMIF; this is encoded by the exons ATGAGGACGGAG GCTGGATCAAGTGAATGTCGGAGTTTGGGCAGTCCTAAATATCCATCTGGTCGATTTCCAAAGGTCTCTATTGGGATCACAGTTGAGGGTTGCCTAAAGATGGGATctggaaaaacaaaagaagatggTGCTGCATTGCCTACTTGGGAGCGAGTGTCTTCATCTCAGGTTAATGTTTTAGAAGAAAACAGAGTACCTGGAATTGCAGAAGCCTCCAAAGGAAAACTTCCAGCTAAAGATCTGAAGGCTTCTGCATGGTTCTCTACAAGATCTGTTTGTCATGAAACACCAACTACGGAGACAATGCAGATCTTTGCAAATAGGGCTTCAGTACTACAGTCAGATGACGTGGTGCACAAAAAAATTGATACTGTTGCCTTtggaaaaaggagagagaaagatggAAATAGTGAAAAGGTGGAAGAAGTTGCATTTACTACTATGGAGGAAATGCATGCGCCATATAAGGGTACTGGCAGAGAACATCCCGAGGGAATGAACAAGAACAGTAATGAAACTCTGAGAATAAAGCTGTGGGAGATACTCGGTACTGCTTCACTGAACAAGCAAAATATGAACTCACTAAACCTTGGAAACAGAACATtggatataaattttaaaagggAAACCCAGATGGACAAATCAGAGAAGCTTAAGCAGAACCCCGATATGATTGAGATTGGTTCTGAAATCCCAATTCAAACCATAAGAAGACCTGTTACTCGCTCCTTAGCAAAGAAGAAAGCGCCATCAACTACAGGGAACAAGTTGCAGGGTCAGGTTAGCTCTGGAAAGAGGCCTTTGTTCTCCTCCAGTTCAGGTTCTAAACCGAAACTTGATGGGAAGAACATCGTTTCCTTTGAGGAAGGTGAAAGGAAAGAACAAAGCTTAGAACAGGCTGTCAGGTTTAAAGGGAAGAGAAGCAAGCAGAAGAGGACTAGAATTGAACCTCGGAGGAATTGTTTTCCTAGACAACTGGCTTCAGACAAGAGCGTGCAGACTGAGAGTAAAGAACAAACACTGCCATCACCTGATAAAGCTTCACCACAGAGCAAGGAAAAAACACATTCCGCTTCTCTGACAGGTCACGGTCAGAAAGACATTTTGCAAACCACCACTGAAGTTCCAGATGTTAATCATCATTCACAAACAGCAGCACCCAAACATTTGGCCAATCCATTTCTAACAGGTTATGCAGAAGCTCATGAATATAATGGTAGTTCATTCATGAAAAGGAAAACACGTTCGTGGGAACATTTGAACAGGTCACCAGTGCCAAACGATGCCTACCAGCACAAGAGTGTTGGTAGTCCATCAGTGGCAAGGAGTAGTAATCCCTTGGATGACTTTCAGAGTCCAGCttttgctatgaatgcaagtaCACATACACCTTCACCAAGAAGTGAACAACCAAATGAGGCTTTCTGTAGTCCTGTACCGGTTAAGAATAGAATGTTGGCAAGAAAAGTTTATAGCTCTAACAGTCTGGGCAACTCCAGAAGAAAACATTATGGTTCAGATGCAGAAACAGAAACTTCT GATGGTACTAGGGAGATTCGTGAGACAGGAACACCACATGCTGGGGGAAAAACAGAAACCGAGAAGCAGCCGTCTGTATCCCCAGTTGATGACCAGGACACTGAGGGCTCTGAGGCAaacaatttctttaaaaaag GTTGTAGACAGACTGACAAATTGTTTTCCGATGCGGATAGCCCAAAGATTTCTCAGCTCACACTTCATCATAGGAAAAGGGTCTGCAgcagaaaaattgaaaaattatgCAAAATCAACCTATCTTCACCATCTCCAATTGGCACTTACA GAACTGAAGAAACTAGTGGCTCACACGAGTCTTCAGAGCAATACCCAGAGGACAGCTTGGCAGG GGCTGTTTGCCAACTGGCATTGGTTTTGGAAAGGTTCAAGAGCAAAATAAAATCACACACAGTCAAGAAAAGCTCTGAGATACTCTCAGCTGCTGCTGAAAAAATACATCTGCAGCTACAAGATATTGAGACTCATATACAGGCAGATGT GGGGAATCTCATCAGCACTGGCAGTTCCCAGAGAAAGCATATGGAATCTAAATTTCAAG GGCAGCAAGGAAAGCTGAAGTTTATACACGACAAATTTAAAGAGGAGATCAATAAGCACCTCCTGGACTGCAGGAGCACCCTGGAAGAGTTTGGAGCATACCAAACAGAACTTAAAGGATGTGCAGACCAGCAGA AGGCGTCACACAGGAAGCTTCTCCTGCAAGTTGAAGAAGCAATGGAGGCTCAGCTAAATGATGCAGAAACAAGTATTTCCACAATTCATAAG gaagcaaggaaaaggatgaATTGCTTAAAGCATGTACTGAAGGAGTTGCTGGCAGAGGGCATGATTTTTTGA
- the LOC103709320 gene encoding zinc-finger homeodomain protein 9-like yields the protein MDSVTKSFDLDTQKPVSFPNGTLKKQLPRPPAPAADGHHQYRECLRNHAASLGGHAVDGCCEFMPSPSADPAVPTSLTCAACGCHRNFHRRLPLDARLRRDDTDPDDDDDEEEESQDDDGERRLRRRLRSSGSPPPYSSAPHMLLALSGAGAGSDGPGSTQTMAAPITASPGVFQALAPPYAAAGAMPRKRFRTKFSGEQKERMQEMSARLGWRMQKKDEAVVEEFCRQVGVERGVFRVWMHNNKHAYLGSPSSRRSEMGGSGSGGGGGGAGGDEGNGLVSGGDTRGGNNLAVNGSPSS from the coding sequence ATGGATTCCGTCACGAAAAGCTTCGACCTGGACACCCAAAAGCCCGTTTCCTTCCCCAACGGCACTCTAAAGAAGCAACTTCCCCGCCCCCCGGCGCCGGCGGCGGACGGCCACCACCAGTACCGAGAGTGCCTCCGGAACCACGCCGCCAGCCTAGGCGGGCACGCCGTTGACGGCTGCTGCGAGTTCATGCCTTCCCCCTCCGCCGACCCAGCCGTCCCCACCTCCCTCACCTGCGCCGCCTGCGGCTGCCACCGCAACTTCCACCGCCGCCTCCCCCTCGACGCCCGCCTCCGCCGCGACGACACCGACccagacgacgacgacgacgaggaggaggagtcgCAGGACGACGACGGGGAGCggcgcctccgccgccgcctccggaGCTCCGGTTCCCCGCCCCCCTACTCCTCCGCTCCCCACATGCTCCTCGCCCTCAGCGGCGCCGGAGCCGGCAGTGACGGGCCTGGGTCCACCCAAACCATGGCCGCCCCCATAACGGCGTCTCCGGGGGTCTTTCAGGCGTTGGCGCCGCCGTATGCGGCGGCGGGGGCGATGCCGAGGAAGAGGTTCAGAACGAAATTCAGCGGGGAGCAGAAGGAGAGGATGCAGGAGATGTCGGCGCGGCTAGGGTGGAGGATGCAGAAGAAGGACGAGGCGGTCGTCGAGGAATTCTGCCGGCAAGTCGGCGTCGAGAGGGGAGTATTCAGGGTGTGGATGCATAACAACAAGCACGCATATCTTGGCAGCCCCTCATCGAGGAGAAGTGAGATGGGAGGCAGCGgcagtggcggcggcggcggcggagctgGCGGCGACGAGGGGAATGGCCTTGTCAGCGGCGGCGACACTAGGGGCGGCAACAATTTAGCTGTGAACGGTTCTCCTTCCTCTTGA